Proteins from a genomic interval of Kitasatospora kifunensis:
- a CDS encoding DedA family protein, whose translation MGALTSLVQAAGLWSYALIFTLTAAETSAFVGLLLPSETVILFAAALSAHGTLNPLLLTAAVVTGGIIGDSSGYALGRLLGKRVDARQRGHRIRPGGRIDRAGGYLRERGGPAVFTGRFIGFVRSFVPFAAGAAKMPYRRFLGFSASASLAWGLGNVALGYFLGASAQRLLHTIGLAGVAALAGVLVVAVLVLWWRSRKRARTAQRTPVRAPTARQGEPPSPLHPTDPAPAGRAVTTHGTATDTKPTPRTHPGD comes from the coding sequence ATGGGCGCGCTGACCTCGCTGGTCCAGGCCGCGGGCCTGTGGTCCTATGCGCTGATCTTCACCCTGACCGCCGCCGAGACCAGCGCCTTCGTCGGCCTGCTGCTGCCGAGCGAGACCGTGATCCTGTTCGCCGCCGCGCTGTCCGCCCACGGCACGCTCAACCCGCTGCTGCTGACCGCCGCCGTGGTCACCGGCGGCATCATCGGGGACAGCAGCGGCTACGCCCTGGGTCGGCTGCTCGGCAAGCGCGTCGACGCCAGGCAGCGCGGCCACCGGATCCGGCCGGGCGGACGGATCGACCGGGCCGGCGGCTACCTGCGCGAACGCGGCGGTCCCGCCGTCTTCACCGGGCGCTTCATCGGCTTCGTCCGCTCCTTCGTCCCGTTCGCCGCCGGCGCCGCCAAGATGCCCTACCGCCGCTTCCTCGGCTTCAGCGCCTCGGCCTCGCTCGCCTGGGGCCTGGGCAATGTCGCCCTCGGCTACTTCCTCGGCGCCTCCGCCCAGCGCCTGCTGCACACCATCGGCCTGGCCGGGGTGGCCGCGCTGGCAGGGGTCCTGGTGGTGGCCGTGCTGGTGCTGTGGTGGCGCAGCCGCAAGCGCGCCCGCACGGCACAGCGCACGCCGGTTCGTGCGCCCACAGCACGTCAAGGCGAGCCCCCCAGCCCCCTGCACCCCACGGACCCGGCACCGGCTGGGCGGGCCGTGACCACGCACGGCACCGCCACGGACACCAAGCCGACACCCCGGACACATCCTGGCGACTGA
- a CDS encoding DUF5954 family protein gives MMEDAENVPAYRTIRMTAPDAPVAALADIEAWRAREKYPELRGAGGPVFGIAREREQGGWQLEPHFSGCDPQDARDSLGSVCRHLAQEAEEAGDQAARQECLAAAERLDWEEINELTLLGTRYRVVRAERFIRMGPEGPEPPRPTDPDPSPTGQAHREADPADGFVLDPITATGMSEGILKIELLTLVHKTGTVPPDVQRDSVRASHSHPGGVLLPPVFVIAERTVAGWRPESAAIATSPQSARDSLALEMRVLAPVMRKLTPVQRAEYARAADLLDATRPDVLEVGGRHLRVARVERMVRIGPDGPEGPRPSDRSLHPPVMVHDQQLRAQGLVSDDEDEEQPLPVSPEVEEMSRLMDLERERRAALEAREQRAREHRARVGKELAHKARDNRKRRKGR, from the coding sequence ATGATGGAAGACGCAGAGAACGTCCCCGCCTACCGGACCATCCGGATGACGGCCCCGGACGCGCCCGTCGCGGCGCTGGCCGACATCGAGGCCTGGCGGGCCAGGGAGAAGTACCCGGAGCTGCGGGGCGCCGGCGGGCCGGTCTTCGGCATCGCCCGCGAGCGCGAACAGGGTGGCTGGCAGCTCGAACCGCACTTCAGCGGCTGCGACCCGCAGGACGCCCGCGACTCGCTCGGCTCGGTCTGCCGCCACCTCGCCCAGGAGGCGGAGGAGGCCGGCGACCAGGCCGCGCGGCAGGAGTGCCTGGCCGCGGCCGAACGGCTCGACTGGGAGGAGATCAACGAACTGACCCTGCTCGGCACCCGCTACCGGGTGGTGCGCGCCGAACGGTTCATCCGGATGGGGCCGGAGGGTCCCGAGCCGCCGCGGCCCACCGATCCGGACCCCTCCCCCACCGGTCAGGCGCACCGCGAGGCCGACCCGGCGGACGGCTTCGTACTCGACCCGATCACCGCCACCGGCATGTCCGAAGGCATTTTGAAGATCGAACTTCTGACCCTGGTGCACAAGACCGGCACGGTGCCGCCCGACGTCCAGCGGGACAGCGTGCGGGCCTCGCACAGCCACCCCGGCGGGGTGCTGCTGCCACCTGTCTTCGTCATCGCCGAGCGCACGGTGGCCGGCTGGCGCCCCGAGTCGGCCGCGATCGCCACCTCCCCGCAGTCCGCGCGCGACTCGCTCGCCCTGGAGATGCGGGTGCTGGCGCCGGTGATGCGCAAGCTGACCCCCGTCCAGCGCGCGGAGTACGCGCGGGCCGCCGACCTGCTCGACGCGACCCGCCCCGACGTCCTGGAGGTGGGCGGGCGCCACCTGAGGGTGGCCCGGGTCGAACGGATGGTCCGGATCGGGCCCGACGGTCCCGAGGGCCCACGGCCCTCCGACCGCAGTCTGCATCCGCCGGTCATGGTGCACGACCAGCAGCTGCGCGCCCAGGGGCTGGTCAGCGACGACGAGGACGAGGAGCAGCCGCTGCCGGTGAGCCCGGAGGTCGAGGAGATGTCCCGACTGATGGACCTGGAGCGCGAACGCCGCGCCGCGCTGGAGGCGCGGGAGCAGCGCGCCAGGGAGCACCGGGCGCGGGTCGGCAAGGAACTGGCGCACAAAGCGCGGGACAACCGGAAGCGGCGCAAGGGCCGTTGA